In Lentibacillus amyloliquefaciens, one DNA window encodes the following:
- the rpsP gene encoding 30S ribosomal protein S16 → MAVKIRMKRMGAKRNPFYRIVVADSRSPRDGRFIEQIGTYNPVANPIEVKIDEDKALDWMTNGAKPSDTVRNLFSKQGIMTKFHEQKN, encoded by the coding sequence ATGGCAGTAAAAATCCGCATGAAGCGTATGGGAGCAAAGCGTAATCCATTTTACCGCATTGTTGTAGCTGATTCACGTTCACCAAGGGACGGTCGTTTTATTGAGCAGATTGGAACATATAATCCGGTTGCGAATCCAATTGAAGTTAAAATAGATGAGGATAAAGCTCTGGATTGGATGACAAATGGCGCCAAGCCGAGTGATACAGTCCGTAACCTTTTCTCTAAACAAGGCATCATGACAAAATTCCACGAACAGAAAAACTAA
- a CDS encoding YlqD family protein yields the protein MQIIKKVLIKQIVTEKSKEKLRNNFNDHKMRLEQECQQLRFEQRKLENKRSMSKQELSQRFQQEIKNRKEKIKLVDFKIEQLDILELGSEITEKEVEALVEVKEGSHWNEIMESSAIIIKDDVVVRIDE from the coding sequence ATGCAAATCATTAAAAAGGTCCTGATAAAACAAATTGTCACTGAAAAAAGCAAAGAAAAATTACGCAACAATTTTAACGATCATAAAATGCGGCTTGAACAAGAGTGTCAACAATTAAGGTTTGAACAACGCAAACTTGAAAACAAACGAAGCATGTCCAAACAGGAACTTTCTCAGCGTTTTCAGCAGGAAATAAAAAACCGAAAAGAAAAAATTAAACTCGTTGATTTTAAAATTGAACAATTGGATATTCTGGAACTTGGCAGTGAAATTACCGAAAAAGAAGTTGAAGCTCTTGTTGAAGTCAAAGAAGGATCGCATTGGAACGAAATCATGGAATCTTCAGCCATCATCATAAAAGATGATGTCGTTGTCCGAATTGATGAATAG
- the ffh gene encoding signal recognition particle protein encodes MAFEGLAERLQGTMKKITGKGKVSEQDVKEMTREVRLALLEADVNFKVVKDLIKRIKERAVGQEVMESLTPGQQVIKVVKEELSELMGGEQSKIAVSDRPPTVIMVAGLQGAGKTTTSGKLANHLRKKHNRNPLLVAADVYRPAAVDQLETVGQQLEMPVFSKGTDADPVDIAKEAVEQAKAEHHDYVIIDTAGRLHVDENLMGELEQIKAAVNPDEIFLVVDAMTGQDAVNVAQSFNEQLELSGVVLSKLDGDTRGGAALSIRAVTGTPIKFAGMGEKLDQLEPFRPEGMASRILGMGDVLSLIDKAETNVNEKQAKELEEKMRTMSFTFDDFLEQMGQVKNMGPLEDLMSMIPGANKMKGLKNAQLDEKQLVYVEAIIQSMTKAERQDPGLMNASRKKRIAKGSGTSVSQVNRLLKQFNEMKKMMKQMTNTPKGKKGKGMNMPFM; translated from the coding sequence ATGGCATTTGAGGGATTGGCCGAACGGCTGCAAGGCACGATGAAAAAAATCACCGGCAAAGGGAAAGTTTCCGAGCAAGATGTTAAGGAAATGACCCGGGAAGTGCGCCTTGCCTTGCTGGAAGCTGATGTTAACTTTAAAGTTGTCAAGGATTTAATCAAACGCATTAAAGAGCGTGCTGTCGGCCAGGAGGTAATGGAAAGCTTAACACCCGGTCAACAGGTCATTAAAGTGGTTAAAGAAGAATTATCCGAATTGATGGGCGGCGAACAAAGCAAGATTGCTGTATCGGATCGACCGCCTACTGTCATTATGGTGGCAGGTCTGCAGGGGGCCGGAAAAACGACAACAAGCGGCAAATTGGCAAACCATTTGCGCAAGAAACACAATCGCAACCCACTCTTGGTTGCTGCTGACGTTTATCGACCTGCAGCTGTCGATCAGCTTGAAACAGTTGGCCAGCAGCTTGAAATGCCCGTTTTTTCCAAGGGCACTGACGCTGATCCGGTTGACATAGCAAAAGAGGCAGTCGAACAGGCCAAAGCTGAACATCACGACTATGTTATCATTGATACGGCCGGTCGCCTCCATGTGGATGAAAATCTTATGGGTGAATTGGAACAAATCAAAGCTGCCGTCAACCCGGACGAAATATTTCTTGTGGTCGACGCGATGACTGGCCAGGATGCTGTCAACGTAGCTCAAAGTTTCAATGAACAACTGGAACTCTCAGGTGTTGTTCTGTCTAAACTTGACGGCGATACACGCGGTGGTGCGGCACTTTCGATCAGAGCCGTAACAGGAACACCGATCAAATTTGCCGGTATGGGGGAAAAACTTGATCAGCTTGAGCCGTTTCGTCCTGAAGGTATGGCGTCACGAATACTGGGCATGGGTGATGTGTTAAGTCTGATTGACAAAGCTGAAACGAACGTCAACGAGAAGCAGGCGAAAGAACTTGAAGAAAAAATGCGCACGATGTCTTTCACATTTGATGATTTTCTGGAACAGATGGGCCAGGTAAAAAACATGGGTCCATTGGAAGATTTAATGTCCATGATTCCCGGCGCCAACAAAATGAAAGGACTCAAAAATGCACAGCTTGATGAAAAGCAGCTGGTGTATGTTGAAGCAATTATTCAATCGATGACCAAAGCTGAACGTCAGGATCCGGGCTTAATGAATGCGAGCCGAAAAAAGCGAATTGCTAAAGGTTCTGGAACATCCGTTTCCCAAGTTAATCGTCTGCTAAAACAGTTCAATGAAATGAAAAAAATGATGAAACAAATGACCAATACGCCAAAAGGCAAAAAAGGCAAAGGCATGAACATGCCATTTATGTAA
- a CDS encoding KH domain-containing protein, whose protein sequence is MKALIETIVTPLVDHPEDIVVTEAEEDSKVVYHLTVNQNDVGKVIGKNGRIAKAIRTVVYAAKTESNNRIYLDIM, encoded by the coding sequence ATGAAAGCCCTGATTGAAACGATTGTAACGCCATTAGTCGATCATCCTGAGGACATCGTCGTGACGGAAGCAGAAGAAGATTCAAAAGTAGTCTATCACCTGACCGTCAATCAAAACGATGTCGGTAAGGTGATTGGTAAAAATGGACGGATTGCCAAAGCAATTCGGACAGTTGTTTATGCTGCAAAAACGGAATCAAACAATCGTATTTATTTAGATATTATGTAA